GCTGGAAACACAATAGGTTCTGTAGCAATTGAAATCGGAATTAATCGTGGACAACTTTATTCATGGGTTAACAAGTATAAAAATTATGGATATAATGGTCTTGTAAATAGAAAGAGAGGTTGTAAATCTAAAAATACAAGCATGAAAAAGAAAAATATCCATAAGCCAAGGAAACTTAATGAATCTGAAAGAGAAGAGCTCATAAGACTTAGAGCGGAAAATGAATATATAAAAGCAGAAAACGAAATAATAAAAAAAGAGATCGCCTTGAGAGAAGAACGTTACGCTGCGCAACTCAAGGCGAAAAAGCAGCGATTGTCAAAGAACTTAAAGAAAAAGGATACAGACTAAACTATCTTTTAATAGCGATTGATTTGCCAAAATCAACATACTACTTTGAACTGAATAAAGTGGATAAGATAAAAGTTAAGAATCGCCCTATCGCAGATAAAATAACCGAAATATTTAACTTGCACAAAGGAAGATATGGTGTAAGAAGAGTGTATATGGAGTTAATAAATCAAGGGTATGTAATAAATCATAAAAAAGTTCAAAAGATCATGCATGAGCTAAAACTATTTGGGAAAAGGTCTAAAGA
This Finegoldia magna ATCC 53516 DNA region includes the following protein-coding sequences:
- a CDS encoding helix-turn-helix domain-containing protein, encoding MKYSYEFKRECVQLYREGKWPNTPEGVKEKRFHDTIKEWFKLEEKHGPEILKHGNNIEWTTDEKLEVVSKVLAGNTIGSVAIEIGINRGQLYSWVNKYKNYGYNGLVNRKRGCKSKNTSMKKKNIHKPRKLNESEREELIRLRAENEYIKAENEIIKKEIALREERYAAQLKAKKQRLSKNLKKKDTD